A portion of the Laribacter hongkongensis DSM 14985 genome contains these proteins:
- the ppsR gene encoding posphoenolpyruvate synthetase regulatory kinase/phosphorylase PpsR: protein MPHRRSAYFVSDRTGITAESLGNALLTQFDMLEFKRETIPFIDTADKAMAVAEQIRQRAQSDHFRPLVFVSIVNPFVREAIQVDDCAMVIDFFHAFVGQLENELEQKATLTVGKSHGIISEEKYDTRIEAVNFSLNHDDGVKLKDLAEADVILVGVSRSGKTPTCLYLALQYGIKAANYPLTPEDLDSPTLPKMLLPYRKKIFGLTIEPQRLHHIRNERKPDSRYASIDNCRREVNEAESLFRHHGVPFISTTHKSIEEIASTILHHTGISRRF from the coding sequence ATGCCACACCGCCGCAGCGCCTATTTCGTATCCGACCGCACCGGCATCACCGCCGAATCGCTGGGCAACGCCCTGCTGACCCAGTTCGACATGCTGGAGTTCAAGCGCGAAACCATTCCGTTCATCGATACCGCCGACAAGGCCATGGCCGTGGCCGAACAGATCCGCCAGCGCGCGCAGTCCGACCATTTCCGCCCGCTGGTGTTCGTGTCGATCGTCAACCCGTTCGTGCGCGAAGCCATCCAGGTCGACGACTGCGCCATGGTGATCGACTTCTTCCACGCCTTTGTCGGCCAGCTTGAAAACGAACTGGAGCAGAAGGCCACGCTGACGGTCGGCAAGAGCCACGGCATCATCAGCGAAGAAAAATACGATACCCGTATCGAGGCGGTGAACTTCTCGCTCAACCACGACGACGGCGTCAAGCTCAAGGACCTGGCCGAAGCCGACGTGATCCTCGTCGGTGTATCGCGTTCGGGCAAGACCCCCACCTGCCTGTACCTGGCCCTGCAATACGGCATCAAGGCCGCCAACTATCCGCTGACACCAGAAGACCTCGACAGTCCGACCCTGCCGAAGATGCTGCTGCCGTACCGCAAGAAGATTTTCGGCCTCACCATCGAACCGCAGCGGCTGCACCACATCCGCAACGAGCGCAAGCCCGACAGCCGCTACGCCTCGATCGACAACTGCCGGCGCGAGGTCAACGAGGCCGAATCGCTGTTCCGCCACCATGGCGTGCCGTTCATCAGCACCACCCACAAATCGATCGAGGAAATCGCCAGCACCATCCTGCACCACACCGGCATTTCCCGCCGGTTCTGA
- a CDS encoding iron-containing alcohol dehydrogenase — protein sequence MFHNPTRIVFGRGEIARLRELVPGGARVLVTYGQGSVLRNGVLDQVRCALADHARLFEFGGIEANPACETLDQAIALGREERVDWILAVGGGSVIDGSKYIAAGMAHPGEPWELLTTDAASRLTGVMPIGVVLTLPATGSESNDGAVISRYASSDKLEFKTPLVQPRFAILDPLTTFSLPPQQTANGIVDTFVHVTEQYLTYPAQAPIQDRWAEGLLQTLIETGPVLMEKPDDYHARATAMWGATLALNRLIGIGVPHDWSAHMIGHEVTGLFGIDHGRTLAALMPAVLEVCRDDKHDKLLQYAERVWGIQGGSECERIDAAIAATRRFFRSLGVPVRLSEWGIGIDDLSPILYKLVAHGMTALGERRRITPEVANRILLAAL from the coding sequence ATGTTCCACAACCCGACCCGCATCGTGTTCGGCCGGGGGGAAATCGCCCGTCTGCGGGAGCTGGTTCCCGGCGGGGCACGGGTGCTGGTGACATACGGCCAGGGCAGCGTGCTGCGCAACGGCGTGCTGGACCAGGTGCGCTGTGCGCTGGCCGATCATGCCCGGCTGTTCGAGTTTGGCGGCATCGAGGCCAATCCGGCTTGCGAAACGCTGGACCAGGCCATCGCGCTGGGGCGGGAAGAGCGGGTCGACTGGATCCTGGCTGTCGGTGGCGGTTCGGTCATCGACGGCAGCAAATACATTGCCGCCGGCATGGCGCACCCGGGTGAGCCGTGGGAGCTGCTGACCACCGACGCGGCTTCGCGGCTGACCGGCGTCATGCCGATCGGCGTGGTGCTGACCCTGCCGGCTACCGGGTCGGAATCCAACGACGGTGCGGTGATCAGCCGCTACGCCAGTTCCGACAAGCTGGAGTTCAAGACGCCGCTGGTCCAGCCGCGCTTTGCCATCCTTGACCCGCTGACCACTTTCTCGCTGCCGCCCCAGCAGACCGCCAACGGCATTGTCGATACCTTCGTGCATGTCACTGAGCAGTACCTGACCTATCCGGCCCAGGCGCCGATCCAGGACCGTTGGGCCGAGGGGCTGTTGCAGACCCTGATCGAAACCGGTCCGGTACTGATGGAAAAGCCCGACGATTATCATGCCCGCGCCACGGCCATGTGGGGGGCGACGCTGGCGCTGAACCGGCTGATCGGCATAGGGGTGCCGCATGACTGGTCGGCGCACATGATCGGCCATGAGGTCACCGGCCTGTTCGGCATCGACCACGGCCGGACGCTGGCGGCGCTGATGCCGGCGGTACTGGAAGTGTGTCGTGACGACAAGCACGACAAGCTGCTGCAATACGCCGAGCGCGTATGGGGCATCCAGGGGGGCAGCGAGTGCGAACGCATCGATGCTGCCATCGCTGCCACCCGGCGCTTTTTCAGGTCGCTGGGCGTGCCGGTACGGCTGTCGGAATGGGGCATCGGCATCGACGACCTGTCGCCGATCCTCTACAAGCTGGTGGCACACGGCATGACGGCGCTGGGCGAGCGGCGGCGCATCACGCCCGAGGTGGCCAACCGCATCCTGCTGGCGGCCCTGTAG
- a CDS encoding cytochrome-c peroxidase: MNRQIALGMAAATLALPLLAVAADNATLTTARAVFAPLPASADNHATNKLNPAKVALGKQLYFDARLSKGGTVSCNTCHNLATYGVDNLPTSMGHKGMFGGRNAPTVMNAALLKPHFWDGRAKDAEEQAKGPIMNPVEMAIPHEGFAVERIASIPEYQAQFQKAFPGEKAPLTYDNIANAIAAFERTLLTPSRFDAWLKGDTKAMSAQEVRGVKTFVEKGCVACHAGSTIGGDNFFKFGLVKGPYSDFTGVKNTDHGVYDLTKKDSDMDVFRTPTLRNVERTYPYFHDGSVWELDKAVRIMGQTQLGIQLNDQEVADITAFLKSLTGTVPTAALQLPILPASTAKTTKPDNM, from the coding sequence ATGAATCGTCAAATTGCTCTGGGAATGGCCGCTGCAACGCTTGCCCTGCCGCTGCTGGCAGTCGCCGCCGACAATGCGACCCTCACAACTGCCCGCGCCGTGTTTGCACCCCTGCCCGCCTCGGCAGACAACCACGCCACCAACAAGCTCAACCCGGCCAAGGTGGCACTTGGCAAACAACTGTATTTCGACGCACGTCTTTCGAAGGGAGGCACGGTCAGCTGTAACACCTGTCACAACCTGGCCACCTATGGTGTCGACAACCTGCCGACCTCGATGGGGCACAAGGGCATGTTCGGTGGCCGTAACGCCCCGACCGTGATGAACGCCGCCCTGCTCAAGCCGCACTTCTGGGACGGCCGCGCCAAGGATGCCGAAGAACAGGCCAAGGGTCCGATCATGAACCCGGTGGAAATGGCCATTCCGCACGAAGGCTTTGCCGTCGAGCGCATCGCCTCGATCCCGGAATACCAGGCCCAGTTCCAGAAGGCCTTCCCGGGCGAAAAGGCTCCGCTGACCTACGACAACATCGCCAACGCCATTGCTGCTTTCGAGCGCACCCTGCTGACCCCGTCGCGCTTTGACGCCTGGCTCAAGGGTGACACCAAGGCCATGAGCGCCCAGGAAGTCCGTGGCGTGAAGACCTTTGTCGAGAAGGGCTGTGTAGCCTGTCACGCCGGCAGCACCATCGGCGGCGACAACTTCTTCAAGTTCGGTCTGGTCAAGGGTCCGTACAGTGACTTCACCGGCGTCAAGAATACCGACCACGGTGTCTACGACCTGACCAAGAAGGATTCGGACATGGACGTGTTCCGTACGCCGACCCTGCGCAACGTCGAACGCACCTATCCGTACTTCCACGACGGCAGCGTGTGGGAACTCGACAAGGCCGTGCGCATCATGGGCCAGACCCAGCTCGGCATCCAGCTCAACGACCAGGAAGTGGCCGACATCACCGCCTTCCTGAAGTCGCTGACCGGCACCGTTCCGACTGCCGCCCTGCAACTGCCGATCCTGCCGGCCTCGACCGCCAAGACCACCAAGCCGGACAACATGTAA